In the genome of Myxocyprinus asiaticus isolate MX2 ecotype Aquarium Trade chromosome 45, UBuf_Myxa_2, whole genome shotgun sequence, the window AGCACTCACAAAGATTAATgctagccaatgaaatatttagAGGAGAGCTAATCTAGAAAAATGCGTATACACTACAGAAATTTACAGGCctgtaaatcaattttaaaattccctgacattTCCAGATTTTCCATGACTGTCAGATCCCTGTACATTACTAAACTCTCAGACAGAGTAGTAGTAGTATCAAGAATTATTGCTCTGTATACCCACCAGCTGTAATGTAGCCAGCATATATCTGCAGGCTTCTGTGTTCTCTTTGCCTTCGACGATGGCCGCAAAAGATTTTTTCACCCCGACACTAAAGAGAGCCTGAACAATTCTGTCTCCATACTCGTGGATGTCAAAAGTTTGACGGGTCTCCTGTATGGATGAAAAtcctcaaaaacataaaaaaggggTCCACCTAATCCTGTTAAATTACAACCAATAGTTCCCTTTACATTTATTCTTTAAGGAGAATAAATCTAAGTTGAGATCACATTAAGTAGTTGCAGGAGGACATTGTCTCGGttacaaaacattttgaaaatgtatccaTAATTACCTGAGCAGCGAGATGAGGGTTGATTCCATCCTCCCACTCTTTCACTCTTCGCGATAACGCTGTTTCCTGTGCGTACTTCTGAGAGTTCACCAGAAACAAAtcctacatacagagaaataaaTGACCACTGTCCaatttatataaaacattattcTCCAAGAAATCATTTGTATGACCAAGCTTTCGTACCACACTCTTCTTCACCAGATCTTCGTAACTTATCCGGCTCATATGCAAGTCTTGGAAAATTTGCTCCTGTTCACCAAGGTGTTCTGCAGGCTCAAGTTCATCAACCAAGTTGTCATGTTCCTGATCTGAAAAGTCCTCGCCTGAATTAAAAATACCACAAAAATGTTCACATTGTGAGCTTATTAAATAATGTTTCCATCCAATAATAGATGACACAAAATACAACTGCTTAGGTTTAGAAGAGAGCTAGAGTCCTTAAAAGAATAGATTAGTCAAAAGTGATACACAAGTGACATTgaatttgatgtgtgtgtgtgtgtgtgtgtgtgtgtgtgtgtgtgtgtgtgtgtgtgtgtgttagtgttaggGGATGTTTCTCACCCTCTACATCTGGATGCCGGACCTCCTCAATCTGGTCCTCATGATTCTCTGGTTCCAAGTAAGTTCTCTTCAACTCCTCATCAGTGACAAAaaccccctaaaaaaaaaaaaaaaaaacatgcctggGGTTAAACGACACATCATCTACAAAGATACACAGTCATATAAACTATCACTTATTAATTGAAAATAGTATTTACCCTTTTCCTGAGTATCTGCTTTTGTACTTTCAGGCGCTGGTCCATTTTACTCACAAAGATGTAGTTAAGGTctacaataaaaatattgtttttattattacaaattacTACTACTCCTTGCAGAAATTGTTTGTAAAGCAATATCTCTGAGAATTACCAGGATAAGTAGGTCCATTCTTTAGCTTGCGATCTGCAGCCTCAACTGTAAAAGGCAAAAATCTCTACTCAGAATCGCAAGAAACAAAGTGATTTCTCACATTCCTGTGCAAATACTTGAATAGATACAAACAACTTACAGGTTTTGGAGAACCAGCTCCCAAAGTCCTGCAGTTTGGAAGGGcccttcctcttcctctttcctGACTCCTCAAGACCTGCTGGCACTTTGTAACATTTCCCTAAAGGGCAGAGAAGACAGAAAATCCAACAGTTAGAAAGTCATTTTGGAAAAGATAAGCTAATTTATGTTAACTTATCAGATATTTTAAGGGGAAATGTGATGATGACACATCTTGGAGAAAGATTGACAACACACCTGTTTTGAGAGGCTTGTCCTCCCCAAATGCAGCATACGAGTCATGCCATTTCCAAGGGTCCATAATTTCCTGGAACATGCACATACAATTGCATACATCTGTACTTGTGGATGTAATACAGAATTCTTACATTGGTCATTTGGCACTTTTACACAATGAGCTTTCCCTATAAATTCGAAAGCAATTTTCCATTTAGAGGTCATGCGTgcactagaggtcaaccgatagtggattttgcagataacgataactaaggtggtggaaaaggcagataaccgattaattagccaatagtttttcaaatggatttatagaatgttaaaaaactttcttagcctttccttactatgatagGCACAGACATAGTGGCAACAAAAGTccaaataaaatcccagatgcagtttactgtgcaaccaaaaacccaataataactagaaaataATGAAGATTTGGAGCATAACAAGCCCGAAATAAACGCATTTATTTTGGGACATTAATTTTGAAATGACttagacttggctctgttactaTGCTATATGCACTGTACATATGTTGGAGACACAATCTATTGCTGATGGGGCTTGCATTAATTTAGAACACTTTATcatttaatcaaaataaccaaatttgcattgaagtgaggataaaaatatggatgaatattgtcagtcagtgattgtttttatttcaactcTAAAGGCcgttgttatactgtagaaccaagttgTTCTAACTGTAGACTCCTCCAGCGCCAGCCAGAGGcttttaaccattttttttttttaaatcagcgactatcggcatagatttttgcagataactgatagttccaaaaagcaagtattggtaccaattaatcggtaaaaccgatatatcggtctacatcTAGCGTGCACACGACCTGTTGTCAAAATGCCAGCCTGATCTCTGGCAATTTGTGAATAACAGCTGTGGTACCTTTACCAAAAAGTTAATCCAGCATTTTACTGGTGTGTGAAAGTGGCTTTTGATTTTGTTTCAGTGTACCGGTAAATGCGAAGAAAATAGGCTGTTTTATTTCAGTGCAGGGTGTTTGTACCTTGAGCTGCTTGGGCTCCTCTAACACTGGCTGTACTGCAGGTCTCGGTCTCAGCATCCTCCCCTCACTGGTGGCCTTGAACATTTAAGAGGGAAAGGCAAACTTTAAAATTTAAACGACCAGACCTTTTCCCAAATGCCAAAAATAACTAACGTCTACATTTAATTGCACACAAAGTGATACCTGATGCCGTTCGAGCCACTCCTCAGACTCCACTTCCATGCCATTGTCTTCCAGTGGAGGAAGAACCTCTCCACCAGCATCATCTTCATCAGTGTAACCATCACCCACCTCAGCTACACCCTCTGAACACCGGACAAATACAAAATAGTAACAGGTGAAATTAGTACATGGAGAAAAAATGCCACACTCAACACAGCATAACCAGTGTGGTAATATTTTAGTCTGGCTTAAAATGTTTCTACTACATCAATATCTTTATCACATTGGTCTTTTCTGTTTGATGGTCCTGGGATTTATGAGTGTGTCCAAACAAAACAAAGTAGTTCAACTGAAAGTATTTTGGACAGTCTTACACAATAAGTAATAAGTGTGAGTCCTTACCTGTCTGTAAGGGCATAGGTGCATGTACAGAAGTGTTGAACTGGTTTTCTGACATGTCTTTAAGGAAATGAGTGAGTAAAGACCCCAGTCGCATCAGTCCCGTATCATCCATGGTGAAATTATTAATTCGAAAATCCTTACAGCTGCCCAGAAGCTCCCCTTTTAGACTGAACAGACACAAATTCCCACACACACTATTGTAAATCTTTTACCCTTACAAAGTGCTTGATCAGTTAGTAAAATACATTAAGTCAATTTCCTGCAACAGAGTCCCTTGCTCAGATAATATTCTCTTGCGATGAAAAAGGCAATAGGAATGAATTGGTATTGATGGGACCAACCAATAATCAGATACGGTCAAAGCAATTCTGTCTGGGTCAGAATTCCTGATTGGAGGGCAGGGTCTTTACCTGAGAAGTGGGTATTTCTGTTTCTCATGGGATTCTGCAGGAATGAGAGATTCAGGAGGGAGACGGATAATCCTCACTGGCTAGAGAAGCAAAAGGAAGAGTTATACAAACAGAATGGTAAGGATATCCACTTTACACATTAATTGTTAATGTTATTGTTATGACACGacacataaaaatgactttaatggGGGAAAACTGACTTACCTCTGTTGGATCTTTCATTGTTATATTCAGAGAGTTGGCATTCTCATCCTGCTCAATCTCATCAAActgcattaaaaatacattcagtcacacacacacagatacaaaaGCTCGAGATAGCACCACAGTCTAAATGAAGGAGAATGCTTGAGTGTTTACACAGAGCACTACAGATGACTAATTTCTATTAGATGCATCATCAGGAATGAAGGAGTATCCCAATAAAAACTGAGATTTGACTGTTGGCTTTCAAATCATTTCCAAAAAAGGGTTAATAAATTCATATTAGGTCATATTCAGATTCAGCACTGCAGAGCAAATACAGCAGCTCAATAATAGAAATAAATCCAGTAAATATTGATCAGACACTAAAAGTGAAAATACACTAAAGTCCATCATTTAATGTAGTAAAAATAGTCACTATTATTGATCATTTACACACCTCACAATCATCTTCTTTGCTGCCTGAAGGGGATTTGTCTTGGTTACCATCTGCTGAAGAACCTTGTTTGTCACGTCTGTTGACATAGATTTACACAAATGTCTTGACAACATATTTCCATGTAATGTTCTACCagtagaatagttcacccagaaatgaaaattctctcatcatttactctctttcatgtcatcccagatgtgtatgactttctttcttctgcagaacacaaatgaagatttttagaagaatatttcagctctgtaggtccatacaatgcaagtgaatggtgaccagaactttgaagctccaaaaatcaaataaaggcagcatgaaagtaatccacaagactccagtggtttaatccatgtcttctgaagcaatccaattggtttcaggagagaacagaccaaaatacaactcctttttcacataaatcttgacatcagcagtctccttgttCATCatcatttcaagctcgattacacttcctagcaccatctagcactctgccttgaaatcatgattgtgcctacagacggcaatggcaagatgtacagtgaaaaagaagttacatttcagTCCAATTAGACCGCTTAAGACGACATGGgagttaaaccactggagtcatatggattacttttatgcagccttaatgtgttttttttaaacttcaaaatgttggtcaccattcacttgcattgtatggacctacagagctgaagtattcttctaaaaatcatacacatctgcgatggcatgagggtgagtaaataatgagaaaattttcattttttgggtgaactaaccctttataaaaaaagaaacagaaactgGAGGCTCAGGACGCTAACActtacttgtttttgtttttgttagagATGTAGTCCAATGTTTGAAACACAAGAGTGTGAAGAAGCTCCACCTTAAGATTCAGAAAAGACTGAATCATCTTTGTGCCATCCTAAATCTCAGCTTATTTTGAGACAGATGTATTTAGGATGAAAAGTTaagcactaaaataaaaaataaaaacatgtcctTTGACACAACTAAGCTAAGATTAGACTATTTTGTTAATTTGGAAAACATTTCTGATTAAAGCAATATAAAATGAATATACAGTTAAATAAGCCAGCATAACAGACACAAGTAGCATTCAATATTTTACCTTTCTACCATAGATGCATGTTGATCCTTGAATTAGAAGTGCAGCCTCTGCAAAGTTCATCATAGTTTTACCACCATCAAATGAAATAGTCATCTGGTCCAGCTGTCAACGATACAGACAACATCAACAATATGAGTCTCTAGGACAGGACAGAAGTTGTTAAATCATTAAAGTACTACTTGATCAATGTGTCTGTACGTTCTCACCTCCTCTAGATACTCTCCCAGCTGACTGGCCAGGTCAATGTCCCAGTTTTTGGTTAGGTCCCGCAGGGGCTGCAGCAGGTGGGCATATCTGGTCTCTGCAGAATCCATGACCAGGTATTTCCAAAATACCCAGCAAATCCTAATTTTAACAGGCATTATGAAACATTACCATTCTGATCTGACCAAATGCTTTTGTCATTAAGCAACAATAT includes:
- the ncaph2 gene encoding condensin-2 complex subunit H2; the protein is MDSAETRYAHLLQPLRDLTKNWDIDLASQLGEYLEELDQMTISFDGGKTMMNFAEAALLIQGSTCIYGRKVELLHTLVFQTLDYISNKNKNKRDKQGSSADGNQDKSPSGSKEDDCEFDEIEQDENANSLNITMKDPTEPVRIIRLPPESLIPAESHEKQKYPLLSLKGELLGSCKDFRINNFTMDDTGLMRLGSLLTHFLKDMSENQFNTSVHAPMPLQTEGVAEVGDGYTDEDDAGGEVLPPLEDNGMEVESEEWLERHQATSEGRMLRPRPAVQPVLEEPKQLKEIMDPWKWHDSYAAFGEDKPLKTGKCYKVPAGLEESGKRKRKGPSKLQDFGSWFSKTFEAADRKLKNGPTYPDLNYIFVSKMDQRLKVQKQILRKRGVFVTDEELKRTYLEPENHEDQIEEVRHPDVEGEDFSDQEHDNLVDELEPAEHLGEQEQIFQDLHMSRISYEDLVKKSVDLFLVNSQKYAQETALSRRVKEWEDGINPHLAAQETRQTFDIHEYGDRIVQALFSVGVKKSFAAIVEGKENTEACRYMLATLQLANDYTVEIDQEEGLEECIDTMALTLLTTKRAHERLKTYNAPSATDIP